The following nucleotide sequence is from Nitrospinota bacterium.
TCGATCCTGGCCACACCGTATCCGGCGCTCTGTGCGGTGTCCAGAAGCATCATCCGCTCGTCGGACGTCACGCTTTCAAAATCTCCAGCCAGATGGATCATCACCCTTGCGGGCTGTTCCACGGGCCTTATTCCCGGCGCCTTGAAAATATGCCGCCACGGCGCGCCCCCGGTGTTCAGCGGGCCGCGGTGTGACGACCACGCCAAAACCCTGTTCTCCTCGAGGAACACCTGGATATAAACAAGCTCCATACGGCCATTGTAACCGAAGGCGCATTCGCGTCGTGTATAATCATAAGATATGGAAGACACAAAGGATGGTGGTCCGGAAGCCATGGTCACCGACGGCGAACTTGCCGGCGCCGCACGGGAAGCGATGAAAAACGCCTACGCGCCATACTCCGGATTCCGGGTGGGCGCGGCCGCGCTCACAGACAGCGGACGCATCTACACGGGAACGAACGTGGAGAACGCTTCGTACGGGCTTACTATATGCGCGGAACGTGTGGCCGTGTTCAAGGCCGTGTCCGAGGGGCACAGCGGCATCACCCGCGTGGCGGTGGTCTCATCATCCGGCGAAATGACGTTCCCTTGCGGGGCGTGCAGGCAGGTGATCAACGAGTTCGCCCCGGCGGCGCAAATAATAACGGCGGACTCCTCCGGGCAAGTCCGCCGTCACAATATTGAAACTTTGTTGCCAAACGCTTTCGGTCCGCAAAACCTTAAAGGCTGACCCGCAAGCGCGGCAGCCTACGGCGTGATGGACACCTCGCTGGAAGCGCTTCCTTCCCCGCCGGTGGAAAACACCGCGGTGACCACATAATAATACCGCGTTCCCGGGGTCAATCCTGTAAACGTGTAAGTGGTGACCC
It contains:
- the cdd gene encoding cytidine deaminase codes for the protein MVTDGELAGAAREAMKNAYAPYSGFRVGAAALTDSGRIYTGTNVENASYGLTICAERVAVFKAVSEGHSGITRVAVVSSSGEMTFPCGACRQVINEFAPAAQIITADSSGQVRRHNIETLLPNAFGPQNLKG